A DNA window from Argopecten irradians isolate NY chromosome 10, Ai_NY, whole genome shotgun sequence contains the following coding sequences:
- the LOC138332672 gene encoding uncharacterized protein: MDTNQLKEDDKMTEKAETDEMMDQAAEDLARLTIQRSIAALKHGQTSPTHYKMEEAMSENDTDLGNIVDVTIGRSVSALRQGQTSPTDEIMAKMMDQSEVEMTNTNQSDRVINTISNTLTLSASDNKNDAQPLVATIVNGDGGKTQKNFFKRYFDRILRKEKKKSTNTLPNDSVLSAKTNNKSTKTHNRRNWIRKHILCCLVRQTATVEPLDH, encoded by the exons ATGGATACAAATCAATTGAAAGAGGACGATAAGATGACAGAAAAGGCCGAAACAGATGAAATGATGGACCAGGCTGCTGAAGACCTGGCTAGGTTAACTATCCAGCGGTCCATAGCGGCTCTTAAACATGGTCAAACGTCTCCAACACACTACAAGATGGAGGAAGCGATGAGTGAAAATGACACGGATCTGGGCAATATTGTAGATGTTACTATTGGCAGATCTGTTTCAGCACTTCGCCAAGGGCAAACTTCTCCCACTGACGAAATAATGGCCAAAATGATGGACCAATCGGAAGTAGAAATGACAAACACAAATCAATCTGATAGAG TGATCAATACAATTTCTAACACGCTGACTCTTTCTGCTTCAGATAACAAAAATGATGCCCAGCCTCTTGTGGCTACAATTGTGAATGGAGACGGCGggaaaacacagaaaaacttTTTCAAGCGCTattttgacagaattttaagA aaagaaaagaagaagTCTACGAACACATTACCTAACGACAGCGTCCTAAGTgcgaaaacaaataataaatcaacaaagaCTCACAACAGAAGGAATTGGATTCGTAAACATATCCTGTGCTGCCTTGTTCGACAGACAGCAACAGTGGAACCTCTAGATCATTGA
- the LOC138332674 gene encoding uncharacterized protein, with the protein MDKNQLKEDDKMTEKAETDEMMDQAAEDLARLTIQRSIAALKHGQTSPTHYKMEEAMSENDTDLGNIVDVTIGRSVSALRQGQTSPTDEIMAKMMDQSEVEMTNTNQSDRDNKNDAQPLVATIVNEDGGKTQKNFFKRYFDRILRKEKKNKSTNTLPNDSVLSAKTNNKSTKTHNRRNWIRKHILCCLVRQTATVEPLDH; encoded by the exons ATGGATAAAAATCAATTGAAAGAGGACGATAAGATGACAGAAAAGGCCGAAACAGATGAAATGATGGACCAGGCTGCTGAAGACCTGGCTAGGTTAACTATCCAGCGGTCCATAGCGGCTCTTAAACATGGTCAAACGTCTCCAACACACTACAAGATGGAGGAAGCGATGAGTGAAAATGACACGGATCTGGGCAATATTGTAGATGTTACTATTGGCAGATCTGTTTCAGCACTTCGCCAAGGGCAAACTTCTCCCACTGACGAAATAATGGCCAAAATGATGGACCAATCGGAAGTAGAAATGACAAACACAAATCAATCTGATAGAG ATAACAAAAATGATGCCCAGCCTCTTGTGGCTACGATTGTGAATGAAGACGGCGggaaaacacagaaaaacttTTTCAAGCGCTattttgacagaattttaagA AAAGAAAAGAAGAATAAGTCTACGAACACATTACCTAACGACAGCGTCCTAAGTgcgaaaacaaataataaatcaacaaagaCTCACAACAGAAGGAATTGGATTCGTAAACATATCCTGTGCTGCCTTGTTCGACAGACAGCAACAGTCGAACCTCTAGATCATTGA